In Niallia sp. FSL W8-0635, one genomic interval encodes:
- a CDS encoding PadR family transcriptional regulator: protein MSKSQMLKGILEGCLLAIISKGEIYGYEMIEKLQAYGFTMISEGSIYPVLLRMKKEELVSVETKASPSGPKRKYYSLTDKGHKVLDEFADTWTELATSVHCLLKDVEEEK, encoded by the coding sequence ATGTCAAAAAGTCAGATGTTAAAGGGAATTTTGGAAGGCTGCTTACTCGCAATTATTTCAAAAGGAGAGATTTATGGCTATGAAATGATTGAAAAATTACAAGCATATGGATTTACGATGATTAGTGAGGGGAGTATCTATCCCGTACTACTACGGATGAAAAAGGAAGAACTTGTTAGCGTTGAAACAAAAGCATCTCCATCTGGTCCAAAACGTAAATATTATTCCCTTACAGATAAAGGACATAAAGTATTGGATGAGTTTGCTGACACGTGGACAGAACTTGCAACAAGTGTGCATTGTTTATTAAAAGATGTAGAGGAGGAGAAATAA
- a CDS encoding DUF1129 family protein, with amino-acid sequence MKLSKEAELFIENLHLYLLSSGKKEKEIKEIVEELSDHLQEAEANGKNISDVTGESPKEYMESLAREMQTDLKEWGKLLPHVFISLIAYTLIGKIILGENQISLLVGIGSIIICFFMLGMYIVLFRYIAARNISNKKTIGLVIPFQLLVTGLFFVLMLYGNNFGPVYMMDTLANQILFFIIPFVYLCWFAWWSKSWVVFVPVLIYLPDLIARPLSISEEMKSIISSIILMVIMMAYFIWIICKGKKEQKTS; translated from the coding sequence GTGAAATTATCGAAGGAAGCAGAATTATTCATTGAGAATTTGCATCTTTATCTACTATCGTCTGGGAAGAAAGAGAAAGAAATAAAAGAAATAGTCGAAGAATTGTCCGATCATTTACAGGAAGCAGAAGCAAATGGGAAGAATATATCGGATGTAACAGGAGAATCTCCTAAAGAGTATATGGAGAGTTTAGCAAGAGAAATGCAGACAGATTTAAAGGAATGGGGAAAGCTTTTACCACATGTATTTATTAGTTTAATTGCTTATACCCTAATTGGAAAAATTATTCTAGGTGAAAACCAAATATCTCTATTAGTTGGGATAGGTTCCATAATCATCTGTTTTTTCATGCTTGGAATGTACATTGTACTATTCCGTTACATTGCCGCTAGAAATATATCCAATAAAAAAACAATCGGCTTAGTAATTCCTTTCCAGTTACTAGTCACAGGACTATTTTTTGTGTTGATGCTTTATGGAAATAATTTTGGACCGGTATATATGATGGATACTTTAGCCAATCAAATACTCTTTTTTATTATTCCATTTGTGTATTTATGCTGGTTCGCATGGTGGAGTAAATCATGGGTAGTTTTTGTCCCAGTTCTTATTTATCTACCAGACCTTATAGCAAGACCTCTTTCTATTTCAGAAGAAATGAAGTCCATTATATCTTCTATTATTTTAATGGTAATTATGATGGCATATTTCATCTGGATCATTTGTAAAGGAAAAAAGGAGCAAAAAACATCATAA
- a CDS encoding GNAT family N-acetyltransferase, with translation MNYFITEELPAFSQFAQLHEDSGLLKNKKGNYTREQLYEAAKNSWYSISIYHDQKLIAFGRMISDGVYQSLICDVMVHPDEQGNGLGKQIIEKLVYKCQQSGIQSIQLFSAKGKHPFYKKLGFVEREQDAPGMSLLL, from the coding sequence ATGAATTATTTTATTACCGAAGAGCTACCAGCCTTCTCACAGTTTGCCCAATTACATGAGGACAGTGGCTTATTAAAAAACAAAAAAGGGAATTATACACGAGAACAATTGTATGAAGCGGCTAAAAATAGCTGGTATTCTATTTCCATCTATCACGATCAAAAACTTATCGCCTTTGGTCGCATGATTTCAGATGGTGTATACCAGTCATTAATCTGTGATGTTATGGTTCACCCAGACGAGCAGGGTAACGGATTAGGAAAGCAAATAATTGAGAAGCTCGTATATAAATGCCAACAATCAGGCATTCAATCGATTCAATTATTCTCGGCAAAAGGAAAGCATCCCTTTTACAAAAAATTAGGATTCGTCGAAAGAGAACAAGATGCTCCTGGCATGTCTCTCCTCCTTTAA
- a CDS encoding catalase: MSENNDMNNNNKERDQDRETLTTRQGHPVPDNQNIRTIGNRGPATLENYHFIEKISHFDREEVPERVVHARGSGAFGYFETYGKAGNEPVEKYTRAKVFSGAGKKTPLMVRFSTVAGAKDSPETARDPRGFAVKMYTEDGNWDLVGNNLKIFFIRDAMKFPDMIHAFKADPASNVPNPQRMFDFVSRTPEATHMITFLFSPWGIPATYRHMQGSGVNTYKWVNEKGEAVLVKYHWEPKQGIRNLTQEEAESIQAKNVGHATQDLYEAIERGDYPEWELYVQIMEDDYHPELDFDPLDDTKLWPEDKFPWLPVGRMVLDRNPVDFHAEIEQAAFGTGVLVDGMDFSDDKMLQGRTFSYSDTQRYRVGANYLKVPVNAPKAPVRTNQHRGQMDVRDPKESGDNPHINYEPSMLGGFKEASKEERAPHQPTYNAAAMSAPIDRPNNYGQAGHTYRSFEDWERDELIKNLSEALAICDKKIQDAMIEHFTQADEEYGIRVKEGIQAKMKEMKEMAKENVPGREAGISKYGEGTIDANQATEDAVKKSHEADPY, translated from the coding sequence TTGAGCGAGAATAACGATATGAATAATAATAATAAGGAACGAGACCAGGATCGGGAAACGTTAACAACACGCCAAGGGCATCCTGTGCCAGACAATCAAAACATCCGCACAATTGGCAATCGCGGACCGGCTACCCTTGAGAATTACCACTTCATTGAGAAAATCTCTCATTTCGATCGGGAAGAAGTGCCAGAACGTGTAGTACATGCACGTGGTTCCGGAGCCTTCGGTTACTTTGAAACTTACGGAAAAGCAGGAAATGAACCAGTAGAAAAATATACTCGAGCAAAAGTATTTTCAGGAGCAGGGAAGAAAACACCATTAATGGTTCGCTTCTCCACTGTGGCTGGAGCTAAGGATTCTCCTGAGACAGCGCGAGATCCTCGTGGTTTCGCTGTAAAAATGTATACGGAAGACGGAAACTGGGATCTAGTTGGGAATAATCTTAAAATATTCTTTATTCGTGATGCAATGAAATTTCCTGATATGATTCATGCATTTAAAGCGGATCCGGCTTCAAATGTACCAAATCCTCAGCGAATGTTTGATTTTGTTTCCCGTACACCTGAGGCTACACATATGATTACCTTCCTATTCTCTCCTTGGGGAATACCAGCTACATATCGCCATATGCAGGGTTCTGGTGTAAACACGTATAAATGGGTTAATGAAAAGGGCGAGGCAGTGTTAGTAAAATATCATTGGGAACCAAAACAAGGTATTCGAAATTTAACACAAGAAGAGGCAGAATCTATTCAAGCGAAGAACGTAGGACATGCAACACAAGATTTATATGAAGCGATAGAGCGCGGTGATTACCCAGAATGGGAGCTTTATGTGCAAATCATGGAAGATGATTATCATCCAGAGCTCGACTTTGATCCTCTTGATGACACGAAGCTTTGGCCAGAAGATAAGTTCCCTTGGTTGCCTGTTGGGCGCATGGTCCTTGATCGTAATCCGGTAGATTTCCATGCCGAAATTGAGCAAGCTGCCTTTGGTACTGGTGTACTTGTAGATGGAATGGATTTTTCTGACGATAAAATGTTGCAAGGTCGCACCTTCTCTTACTCAGATACACAACGCTATCGTGTTGGCGCAAATTATCTGAAAGTCCCTGTAAATGCACCAAAAGCTCCTGTTCGCACAAATCAACATCGTGGGCAAATGGATGTACGTGACCCGAAAGAGTCAGGTGACAATCCACATATTAACTATGAGCCATCCATGCTAGGAGGCTTTAAAGAAGCAAGTAAAGAAGAGCGCGCACCTCACCAACCGACGTATAATGCAGCGGCAATGAGTGCACCAATAGACCGCCCTAATAACTATGGTCAAGCTGGCCACACATACCGTAGCTTTGAAGATTGGGAGCGCGATGAATTAATAAAAAACCTTTCTGAAGCACTGGCAATCTGTGATAAAAAAATTCAAGATGCAATGATTGAACACTTTACACAAGCAGATGAAGAATACGGGATTCGTGTGAAGGAAGGCATCCAAGCAAAAATGAAAGAAATGAAAGAAATGGCTAAGGAAAATGTTCCAGGGCGTGAAGCAGGTATATCAAAATATGGTGAAGGTACAATCGATGCGAATCAAGCTACCGAAGATGCAGTCAAGAAAAGCCATGAAGCGGATCCATATTAA
- the htpG gene encoding molecular chaperone HtpG, producing the protein METKEFKAESKRLLEMMINSIYSQREVFLRELISNASDAIDKIYYKALTDDTINFEKDNYFIKIFADKENRTLTISDTGIGMTKEEVETNLGTIAKSGSLAFKMENEAKDGHDIIGQFGVGFYAAFMVADEVTVITKSLNSDTAYKWISKGADGYTIEETDKETVGTDIILTIKENTEEDQYDEFLEEYRLKSIIKKYSDFIRYPIKMEVTSSKLKEGTENEYEEVAEEQILNSMVPIWRKNKNELTDEDYQNFYEEKRYGYDKPLKHIHVSVDGAIRYNAILYIPEKTPFDYYSKEYEKGLELYSNGVLIMEKCGDLLPDYFSFVKGMVDSEDLSLNISREMLQHDRQLKRIEKNLTKKIKSQLLSLLKDEREKYESFYESFGRQIKFGVYNDFGMNKDMLQDLLLFYSSKEKKLVSLDEYVERMPEDQKFIYYASGDSIERIDKLPQTELVADKGYEILYLTDDIDEFAIKMIANYKEKEFKSVSSGDLGLNQEEEKEEKEATEENKALFDYMKDILSEKVKGVKVSTRLKSHPVCLTAEGEVSIEMEKVLSMMPDNQNIKADKVLEINKNHEIFHALKEAFDSDKDKVALYTNLLYNQALLIEGLSIEDPVEFTNNICKLMK; encoded by the coding sequence ATCGAAACAAAAGAATTTAAAGCAGAATCGAAACGATTATTAGAGATGATGATTAACTCTATCTATTCTCAAAGGGAAGTATTCTTACGTGAGTTAATCTCAAATGCTAGTGATGCGATTGATAAAATCTATTATAAAGCGCTAACAGATGACACCATTAATTTTGAAAAAGACAATTATTTTATTAAAATATTCGCAGATAAAGAAAACAGAACTTTAACCATTTCTGATACTGGAATTGGGATGACAAAAGAAGAGGTAGAAACAAATTTAGGTACAATCGCTAAAAGCGGTTCTCTTGCTTTTAAAATGGAAAATGAAGCAAAGGATGGACATGACATTATTGGGCAGTTCGGAGTTGGGTTCTATGCTGCATTTATGGTAGCGGATGAAGTAACCGTGATCACAAAATCATTAAATAGTGATACCGCTTATAAATGGATTTCAAAAGGTGCAGATGGCTACACTATTGAAGAAACAGACAAAGAGACAGTCGGTACAGATATTATTCTTACAATAAAAGAAAACACAGAAGAAGATCAGTATGATGAATTTTTAGAAGAATATCGATTAAAATCAATTATTAAAAAATACTCCGATTTTATCCGTTATCCAATTAAAATGGAAGTGACTTCAAGCAAATTAAAAGAAGGAACAGAAAACGAATACGAGGAAGTTGCAGAAGAGCAAATCCTTAATAGCATGGTTCCTATCTGGAGAAAGAATAAAAATGAATTAACAGATGAAGATTATCAAAATTTCTATGAAGAAAAACGCTATGGCTATGATAAACCATTAAAGCATATCCATGTTAGTGTAGATGGTGCTATTCGTTATAATGCGATTCTTTATATTCCGGAAAAAACACCGTTTGATTATTATTCCAAGGAATATGAAAAAGGTTTAGAGCTTTATTCAAATGGCGTTTTAATTATGGAGAAATGTGGAGACTTGCTGCCAGATTACTTTAGCTTTGTAAAAGGTATGGTCGATTCAGAGGATTTATCCCTTAATATTTCAAGAGAAATGCTGCAGCATGACCGCCAATTAAAGCGGATCGAAAAGAATTTAACAAAGAAAATAAAAAGTCAGCTTCTTAGCCTTCTTAAGGACGAAAGAGAAAAATACGAATCCTTCTATGAATCATTTGGAAGACAAATTAAATTCGGAGTCTATAATGACTTTGGAATGAATAAGGACATGCTACAGGATTTACTATTATTCTATTCATCTAAAGAGAAAAAATTAGTATCCTTAGATGAATACGTAGAAAGAATGCCAGAAGATCAAAAATTCATTTATTATGCCTCTGGTGATTCGATTGAACGCATTGACAAGCTTCCACAAACAGAATTAGTTGCGGATAAAGGCTATGAAATCCTATATTTAACAGATGACATTGATGAATTCGCAATTAAAATGATTGCCAATTATAAAGAAAAAGAATTTAAGTCTGTATCAAGTGGTGATTTAGGTCTTAACCAAGAGGAAGAAAAAGAGGAAAAAGAAGCAACAGAGGAAAACAAAGCGTTATTTGATTATATGAAGGACATCCTTTCCGAAAAAGTGAAAGGCGTAAAAGTATCCACTCGTTTAAAATCACATCCTGTTTGCTTAACTGCTGAAGGAGAAGTTTCAATCGAAATGGAAAAAGTCTTAAGCATGATGCCAGATAATCAAAATATCAAAGCAGATAAAGTCTTAGAAATAAACAAAAATCATGAAATTTTCCACGCATTAAAAGAAGCATTTGATAGTGATAAGGATAAAGTAGCTCTTTATACAAACCTTCTTTATAACCAAGCATTGCTAATTGAAGGTTTATCCATTGAAGATCCTGTAGAGTTCACAAACAATATTTGTAAACTAATGAAATAA
- a CDS encoding MBL fold metallo-hydrolase: MAELKGIEMLTIAKDSFVIHPTLIWDEKQTLLIDTGMPGYMEDINLVMAKANKSLEDLTGILLTHQDIDHIGSLPEILTACTQHLTIYAHKEDIPYIEGELPLLKANPAKFSEDKWESLPDHLKFIYLHPPKAQVSNPLEDGQLLEMNGGLEIIHTPGHTPGHICLFHITSGTLVAGDALTAVNGKLQLPNSVHTPDMELAIQSLEKLLTYPIKQIVCYHGGLVSDHVMEQLQGLVKSKIF, from the coding sequence ATGGCAGAGTTAAAAGGAATAGAGATGTTGACGATTGCAAAAGATTCCTTTGTCATTCACCCAACCCTTATATGGGATGAAAAACAAACTTTATTAATAGATACAGGAATGCCTGGTTATATGGAAGACATAAATTTAGTTATGGCTAAAGCAAATAAATCATTGGAAGATTTAACTGGCATCTTGTTAACACATCAAGATATTGATCATATTGGGAGCTTACCAGAAATATTAACAGCATGTACACAGCATTTAACCATTTATGCACATAAAGAGGATATACCATATATAGAAGGCGAATTGCCTTTATTAAAAGCAAATCCTGCTAAATTCTCGGAAGATAAATGGGAATCATTACCCGATCATCTTAAATTTATTTATCTTCACCCACCAAAGGCGCAGGTTTCAAATCCACTAGAAGATGGGCAACTATTAGAAATGAATGGTGGACTAGAGATTATCCATACACCTGGACATACACCTGGACATATATGCCTATTTCATATAACATCGGGAACTTTAGTTGCTGGTGACGCATTAACCGCTGTAAATGGAAAGCTTCAACTTCCTAATTCCGTACATACTCCTGATATGGAACTTGCGATACAATCACTGGAAAAGCTCCTTACGTATCCAATTAAACAAATCGTGTGTTATCACGGTGGTCTTGTATCCGATCACGTGATGGAACAATTGCAAGGTCTAGTAAAATCAAAAATTTTCTGA
- a CDS encoding LysE family translocator: MDSILYYIALGLSLAAPIGPVNAAVINRGLRYGFRHAWVLSLGSLLGDVFFIILVYFGVAKLANIPIVQTFLWLFGAFVLIYTGIEGVMTKTSTISRSSKDNNSMFRSFMTGLLMSIMNPLSIIFWLGIYGSILATTIHDLSTSTLLLYTGCMLFGVAIWDLTVSVLSSFFRTVVSEQLITFISKLSGLILLLFGGYFGIRGIQFFL, encoded by the coding sequence ATGGATAGTATTTTATATTATATCGCCTTAGGTTTATCATTGGCAGCACCGATTGGCCCTGTGAATGCTGCTGTTATAAACAGAGGACTTCGATATGGGTTTCGTCATGCTTGGGTTCTATCGCTAGGATCTCTATTGGGTGACGTCTTCTTTATCATTCTCGTATACTTTGGAGTGGCAAAATTAGCTAATATCCCTATTGTTCAAACCTTTCTATGGCTATTTGGTGCATTTGTCCTTATTTACACAGGAATAGAAGGGGTCATGACGAAAACAAGTACAATCTCAAGAAGTAGCAAAGATAATAACTCTATGTTTCGTTCGTTTATGACTGGATTACTCATGAGCATCATGAATCCCTTATCGATTATTTTCTGGTTAGGTATATATGGTTCCATTTTAGCTACAACTATACATGATTTAAGTACAAGCACCTTATTATTGTACACAGGTTGCATGCTGTTTGGTGTTGCCATATGGGATCTTACCGTATCTGTTTTATCGAGTTTCTTTCGAACGGTTGTCTCTGAACAACTAATTACCTTCATCAGCAAGCTATCAGGACTGATATTGCTTTTATTCGGTGGTTATTTTGGGATTCGTGGAATTCAGTTCTTTTTATAA
- a CDS encoding sensor domain-containing protein, which translates to MSGRNDNDTPSNDFFRLLVEHVSDWIWQINEQLEFTYSNSIVEEILGYSPNEILGKSIFSLIKAEEIETLEAIVSSAIENNKPLHNLDFTMIHLNGHDIFIETNAKPILDKQNKTIGYRGINRDITLWKKNQDRQQQLLDIIEASPDFIATADSYGNTTYLNPSARNFLGIPEGVEDLHSVNAQLWTNKFVELNDAELSAEKSIWKGENILSNSRGKQIPVSQTIVNHKANNQNVHFLSTIARDISERKAYETIIKRQALYDTLTELPNRRYLYKTISKLIEEKEQSTSFALLFIDLDDFKQINDTLGHKYGDRALKLIAARMKGSVREHDFLCRLGGDEFILLVKGMDSEQELQNYAKRLISIFNHPLQMDNILHSITCSIGISIYPNHGNDIETLMQKADKIMYHMKKQGKNGYQITHSNEG; encoded by the coding sequence ATGAGTGGTAGGAACGATAATGATACACCATCTAATGATTTTTTTCGTTTGCTAGTGGAGCATGTAAGTGATTGGATTTGGCAAATAAATGAACAATTAGAATTCACCTATTCCAATTCAATTGTAGAAGAGATATTAGGATATTCCCCAAACGAAATATTAGGGAAATCGATATTTTCTTTAATTAAAGCTGAAGAAATCGAAACACTTGAAGCAATTGTTTCGAGTGCTATAGAGAACAATAAACCCTTACATAATCTTGATTTCACGATGATACACCTTAATGGGCATGATATATTTATAGAAACAAATGCTAAGCCAATATTAGATAAACAAAATAAAACAATTGGTTATCGAGGAATTAATCGAGATATCACCTTATGGAAGAAAAATCAAGATCGTCAGCAACAATTACTAGATATCATTGAAGCTTCTCCAGATTTTATTGCAACAGCTGATAGTTATGGAAATACCACCTATTTAAACCCTTCAGCTAGAAACTTTCTAGGCATTCCTGAGGGAGTAGAAGATTTACATTCCGTTAATGCACAGCTATGGACAAATAAATTTGTTGAATTAAATGATGCTGAGCTTTCTGCTGAAAAAAGCATTTGGAAGGGAGAAAACATTCTTTCCAATTCGCGTGGCAAACAAATTCCTGTTTCACAAACCATTGTCAATCATAAAGCTAATAATCAAAACGTTCATTTCCTTTCGACGATTGCAAGAGATATTTCGGAAAGAAAGGCATATGAAACGATTATAAAACGCCAAGCTTTATATGACACACTAACAGAACTACCCAATCGACGGTATCTATATAAAACCATTTCAAAATTAATCGAGGAAAAGGAACAAAGCACTTCATTCGCCTTGCTATTTATCGATCTTGATGATTTTAAACAAATAAATGATACATTAGGCCACAAATATGGGGATCGGGCACTAAAGCTTATTGCTGCAAGAATGAAAGGTTCCGTTAGAGAGCATGATTTTCTATGTCGTTTAGGTGGAGATGAGTTTATTCTTCTAGTAAAAGGCATGGATTCAGAACAGGAATTACAAAATTATGCAAAGAGGTTAATCTCCATTTTTAACCACCCCCTTCAGATGGATAATATCCTTCACTCTATTACATGTAGTATCGGTATAAGTATCTATCCGAATCATGGAAATGATATAGAAACATTAATGCAAAAAGCAGATAAAATTATGTATCATATGAAAAAGCAAGGTAAAAATGGCTACCAAATTACGCATTCAAATGAAGGATGA
- a CDS encoding Parvovirus coat protein VP1-like protein — protein sequence MQRKRKKKNPIRICLPGGYRYCGPGCSGPGAPINYVDSCCKKHDQCVEAYGSCRYCDERLLHCVEAKRRVRNEEGKTARLISDFMRFRLEINGGWRGNRL from the coding sequence ATGCAAAGGAAAAGAAAGAAAAAAAATCCAATTAGAATATGTCTTCCAGGTGGTTATCGCTATTGCGGACCAGGTTGCAGTGGTCCTGGCGCGCCAATTAATTATGTTGATTCCTGTTGCAAAAAACATGATCAGTGTGTAGAAGCATACGGTTCGTGCCGATATTGTGACGAAAGATTACTTCATTGTGTCGAAGCTAAACGTAGAGTAAGAAATGAAGAAGGGAAAACGGCAAGGTTGATTTCTGACTTTATGCGATTCCGACTGGAAATTAACGGTGGATGGAGAGGGAATCGATTATAA
- a CDS encoding glycoside hydrolase domain-containing protein, protein MDWKKYLLIAAATFLILFSGIVTVLLFYTNSVEADKEPSNSVNSQGNATTESGQGNVNISVTNNIQNIVSGESKATIDNKVTTDLEDKDASIDNKIENKAENEASVTINNAIENLLKGQVNGTTNNTITNNILSNNKAELANKILNDLDITADVNVTNELNTNGKQESPNNDNGNTNGNGDNNNEDSDGNNGDNNGNTEDNGETSYIWGIDSASETTEDFYACVRDNFGDPKVVARYLGTNDGVSHGLTADQVELIHSNEADILLIYNGFTDATGYDNGVSEAKKAIALANDLRAPDGVAIFADIEPNYPVDAAFIEGWYDEVSKSSYEPAIYGIFDSGEALTNAFNEAADNKGEIKENTYLWSASPNIGITTEEDAPEYKVDAPEGSLAYGWQYGIDDETCNIDTNLFDSKLTDVLWKH, encoded by the coding sequence ATGGATTGGAAGAAATACCTTCTTATAGCAGCTGCTACTTTCTTGATTCTATTTTCCGGGATTGTTACTGTTTTGCTTTTTTATACTAATAGTGTGGAGGCGGACAAGGAACCAAGTAATTCAGTCAATTCACAAGGTAATGCTACAACGGAAAGCGGCCAAGGAAATGTCAATATTTCTGTAACAAACAATATTCAAAATATTGTGAGTGGTGAATCCAAAGCAACGATTGATAATAAGGTAACTACTGATTTAGAGGACAAGGATGCATCCATTGATAATAAAATTGAAAATAAGGCAGAAAATGAAGCATCCGTTACTATTAATAACGCCATTGAGAACCTATTAAAAGGACAGGTAAATGGTACGACAAATAATACGATTACCAATAATATTCTCTCCAATAACAAAGCAGAATTAGCAAATAAAATATTAAATGATTTAGATATAACGGCTGATGTGAATGTCACAAATGAACTAAATACCAATGGAAAACAAGAAAGCCCCAACAATGATAACGGGAATACAAACGGTAACGGGGATAATAACAATGAAGATAGTGATGGAAATAACGGGGATAATAACGGAAATACCGAAGATAATGGTGAAACTTCCTATATATGGGGAATTGATTCAGCAAGTGAAACAACAGAGGATTTCTATGCTTGTGTGAGAGACAATTTTGGTGATCCGAAGGTTGTGGCTCGCTATTTAGGTACAAATGATGGTGTTTCACATGGTTTGACAGCCGATCAAGTGGAGTTAATTCACTCCAATGAAGCAGATATACTTCTTATCTATAACGGATTTACAGATGCAACTGGCTATGATAATGGTGTTAGTGAAGCGAAAAAAGCAATTGCATTAGCTAATGATCTTCGTGCTCCTGATGGTGTTGCGATTTTTGCTGACATAGAGCCAAACTATCCAGTCGACGCAGCTTTTATAGAGGGTTGGTATGATGAAGTTAGCAAATCCTCTTATGAACCTGCTATTTATGGTATTTTTGATTCAGGAGAGGCACTAACAAATGCTTTTAATGAAGCAGCAGATAATAAGGGAGAAATAAAGGAAAACACTTATCTATGGTCTGCTTCTCCAAACATCGGAATTACTACCGAAGAGGATGCCCCAGAATATAAAGTGGATGCTCCAGAAGGTTCCCTTGCCTATGGATGGCAATATGGTATTGATGATGAGACTTGTAATATAGATACGAATCTGTTTGATAGTAAACTAACAGATGTATTATGGAAACATTAA
- a CDS encoding L-lactate dehydrogenase: MLRNKVSRVALIGTGFVGSSYAFALMNQGIVDELLLIDLNKDKAYGDVMDLNHGKVFAPNPINIKYGEYKDCAEVDLVVICAGANQKPGETRLDLVEKNLKIFKSIVEQVMSSGFHGIFLVATNPVDILTYATWRYSGLPKNQVIGSGTILDTGRFRFLLGDYFKVAPTSVHAYIIGEHGDSELPAYSSADVAGIPVYKLMKRSPDYKMEDLDEIFVNVRDAAYKIIEGKGATYYGIAMGLVRITKAILSNENSVLTVSAYLDGQYGEKDVYIGVPAVINREGIREVVELELAEDEQEKFHQSAMILKGILNPHFNE, from the coding sequence ATGCTTAGGAATAAAGTTAGTCGTGTTGCCTTAATTGGTACTGGATTTGTAGGATCAAGCTATGCTTTCGCGTTAATGAATCAAGGGATTGTTGATGAGTTATTGTTAATTGATCTTAATAAAGATAAAGCATATGGGGATGTTATGGATTTAAATCATGGGAAGGTCTTTGCCCCTAACCCAATAAATATAAAATATGGTGAGTATAAAGATTGTGCAGAGGTGGACCTAGTTGTAATTTGTGCAGGAGCGAATCAGAAGCCTGGGGAAACACGGCTTGATTTAGTTGAAAAAAATTTAAAAATATTTAAATCGATTGTGGAACAAGTTATGTCAAGTGGATTTCATGGGATTTTCTTAGTTGCAACAAATCCAGTAGATATTTTGACATATGCGACTTGGCGATATAGTGGCCTTCCCAAAAATCAAGTTATTGGTTCTGGTACCATTTTAGATACAGGGCGTTTTCGTTTTTTACTGGGTGATTATTTTAAAGTGGCTCCAACTAGCGTTCATGCTTATATTATTGGGGAACATGGGGATAGTGAGCTACCCGCATATAGTTCAGCAGATGTTGCAGGTATTCCTGTTTATAAGCTAATGAAAAGATCACCTGATTATAAAATGGAGGACTTAGACGAAATATTTGTTAATGTACGAGATGCTGCCTATAAAATCATTGAAGGAAAAGGAGCGACTTATTACGGTATTGCTATGGGACTGGTGCGAATAACAAAAGCTATTTTAAGCAATGAGAATAGTGTGTTAACCGTTTCGGCATATTTAGATGGTCAGTATGGAGAGAAAGATGTTTATATCGGTGTCCCTGCTGTCATTAATAGAGAAGGAATACGCGAGGTCGTGGAATTGGAGCTAGCTGAGGATGAGCAAGAAAAATTTCATCAAAGTGCAATGATTTTAAAAGGGATCCTAAACCCACATTTTAACGAATAG